Below is a genomic region from Caloranaerobacter sp. TR13.
ACATCTGCCATTTTCATTACAATGCTTAGCCTAGTGTTTTGTAGCACGATATACTCCATAAATCCACTAATGTTTACTATTCCTGTTATATGTATATCACCTATTTCAGGCAAAATTTTATTTACTCCGGCTCCTGGTTTTAGTGGACCTTTTTCAACTTTTACATAACCTATCCTATCAATATTGCCTAAACAAGCATCTATAGCAATTATAAAAGGATTATCGAATGTGTTCTTTATGAAATTAATATTTTCTTTAAGATTTTTTGCATGTACGGGATTATCTAAATTACCCAGTAGATGTACTTTGTTATATTTTTTAAGGAGTGGTGAGAGC
It encodes:
- the yyaC gene encoding spore protease YyaC, encoding MFFQINCNKNSINSFSPYAVSEFSKMILEYLNKYYNKNHKELVIVCIGTDRSTGDSLGPLVGYKLSPLLKKYNKVHLLGNLDNPVHAKNLKENINFIKNTFDNPFIIAIDACLGNIDRIGYVKVEKGPLKPGAGVNKILPEIGDIHITGIVNISGFMEYIVLQNTRLSIVMKMADVISKSIYLSYIQFYKNNSEIIHN